From the Desulfovibrio sp. JY genome, one window contains:
- a CDS encoding 4Fe-4S binding protein yields MALQLTGLSIFAAHALRVGRPGLAMAAATLFLPVLVCRRDARYILGPALLAAGLVLARAATDIVLFRLAAGEPWLRASGIMGLVVAVCLGGGLAAFSPGKAPDAAETPDHAPARGVAFWLTAGLLWLARAKSPFPVFLANRFFPGWGDLEIVALGLYAAWLTGRMVTASRTGPLRLRYWTAFSLVFFGQLALGLAGVGQCLMTGTLHPPVPALIVAGPIYRGGGYFMPILYLSTVLLVGPGWCAHLCYVGALDGLCAAASGKKPARLPSSTTRWRIATLALCIGAAAGLRALGADTAVALALVAVFGLIGLAIMVVASRRTGVMVHCVSYCPIGLVGNVLGKISPWRLRIAPDCDGCGRCSRACRYLALPPQALAEGRPGGSCTLCGDCLGACPASRITLRFPGLSPVAARTAYLTLVVSLHAVFLGVARI; encoded by the coding sequence CTGGCTCTGCAACTGACGGGACTCTCGATCTTCGCCGCCCATGCGCTGCGGGTGGGCCGGCCCGGGTTGGCCATGGCGGCGGCAACGCTTTTCCTTCCGGTTCTCGTTTGCCGTCGCGACGCCCGGTACATTCTCGGGCCGGCATTGCTTGCCGCCGGGCTCGTCCTGGCCCGCGCCGCAACGGACATCGTGCTTTTTCGCCTGGCCGCCGGCGAACCCTGGCTGCGGGCGTCCGGCATCATGGGGCTCGTGGTCGCCGTCTGCCTCGGCGGCGGACTTGCCGCGTTTTCTCCCGGAAAGGCTCCGGACGCGGCGGAAACCCCGGATCATGCCCCGGCCCGGGGCGTCGCCTTCTGGCTCACGGCCGGCCTGCTCTGGCTGGCCAGGGCCAAATCGCCCTTTCCGGTGTTTCTGGCCAACCGCTTTTTCCCGGGCTGGGGGGACCTCGAAATCGTGGCCCTCGGGCTCTACGCCGCCTGGCTGACCGGACGCATGGTCACGGCCTCCCGCACAGGCCCCTTGCGGCTTCGCTACTGGACGGCCTTTTCCCTGGTCTTCTTCGGCCAGCTGGCCCTGGGACTGGCCGGGGTCGGGCAGTGCCTCATGACCGGCACGTTGCACCCGCCGGTGCCGGCGCTCATCGTCGCCGGTCCCATCTACCGGGGCGGCGGCTATTTCATGCCCATCCTCTACCTGTCCACGGTTCTTCTCGTCGGGCCGGGCTGGTGCGCCCACCTGTGCTACGTCGGAGCGCTGGACGGCCTTTGCGCCGCCGCGTCTGGAAAAAAGCCCGCCCGCCTGCCCAGTTCAACCACACGCTGGCGCATCGCAACCCTGGCCCTTTGCATCGGCGCGGCCGCCGGGCTTCGGGCCCTGGGCGCGGACACGGCCGTGGCCCTCGCTCTGGTGGCCGTCTTCGGCCTGATCGGGCTCGCGATCATGGTCGTGGCCTCGCGCCGGACCGGCGTCATGGTCCACTGCGTAAGCTACTGCCCCATCGGGCTCGTGGGCAACGTATTGGGGAAAATAAGCCCCTGGCGGCTTCGCATCGCACCGGACTGCGACGGCTGCGGCCGGTGTTCGCGCGCCTGCCGCTACCTGGCCCTGCCGCCGCAGGCTCTGGCCGAGGGAAGGCCGGGCGGTTCCTGCACGCTTTGCGGCGACTGTCTCGGGGCCTGCCCGGCCTCGCGCATCACCTTGCGCTTCCCGGGACTTTCCCCCGTGGCGGCCCGGACCGCCTACCTGACCCTGGTCGTCAGCCTGCACGCCGTCTTTCTGGGCGTGGCCAGAATCTAG
- a CDS encoding GGDEF domain-containing protein yields MPFSRHAVDALPTDHFKRTITVRYVVALSLVAGLALLSYGVFHHVMTTIDHSAEMTAVTGSQRLLIQRVLAQCLLLAAADDEEARRDIRAHLARSVDTLEKNHTRLLSDLNDPNSFAAHAPELMSIYFKQPFELDKRMRFFIASTRTLYHADASRPSLSDPKFQNVLVFGEQELLRDLTAVVQAYQRRAVSRLTILRQVEAWATGGMLLLLAGVGVCILRPMVRRICADRERLQGANEALTELAVTDQLTGAYNRLKFNQVMDHELKRIDRYEQPFSVIMFDIDHFKIVNDTHGHAAGDAMLRELARRVAVAVRGVDWLFRYGGEEFVVAAPQTDLEQARVMAEKLRNLVAATPFPHGISGTISLGVAQAHSGDTPESLMQRVDAALYEAKNAGRNRVVVARQ; encoded by the coding sequence ATGCCCTTTTCCCGACACGCCGTAGACGCGTTGCCGACCGACCACTTCAAGCGCACCATCACCGTGCGCTACGTGGTCGCGCTGTCTCTCGTGGCCGGGCTGGCGTTGCTGTCCTATGGCGTGTTTCACCACGTCATGACCACCATTGACCATTCGGCCGAGATGACGGCCGTCACCGGCTCCCAACGGCTGCTCATCCAGCGTGTCCTGGCCCAGTGCCTGCTTTTGGCCGCGGCCGACGACGAGGAGGCCAGGCGCGACATCCGCGCCCATCTGGCCCGCTCCGTGGACACGCTGGAAAAAAACCACACGCGCCTTCTCTCCGATCTCAACGACCCCAACTCCTTTGCCGCCCACGCTCCGGAATTGATGTCCATCTACTTCAAGCAGCCCTTCGAGCTGGACAAGCGGATGCGCTTTTTCATCGCCAGCACCCGGACCCTCTACCACGCCGACGCCAGCCGACCCTCCCTGTCCGATCCCAAGTTCCAAAACGTGCTGGTTTTCGGGGAGCAGGAACTGCTGCGCGACCTGACCGCCGTGGTCCAGGCCTACCAACGCCGGGCCGTGTCCCGGCTGACCATCCTGCGCCAGGTCGAAGCCTGGGCCACCGGCGGCATGCTGCTGCTGCTCGCCGGCGTGGGGGTCTGCATCCTGCGGCCCATGGTGCGCCGCATCTGCGCCGACCGGGAACGGCTGCAAGGCGCCAACGAGGCGCTGACCGAGCTGGCCGTCACGGACCAGCTGACCGGCGCTTACAACCGGCTCAAGTTCAACCAGGTCATGGACCACGAACTCAAGCGCATCGACCGCTACGAGCAGCCCTTTTCCGTCATCATGTTCGACATCGACCATTTCAAGATCGTCAACGACACCCACGGCCACGCCGCCGGCGACGCCATGCTGCGGGAGCTTGCCAGACGGGTGGCCGTGGCCGTGCGCGGCGTGGATTGGCTCTTTCGCTACGGCGGCGAGGAATTCGTGGTGGCCGCGCCGCAAACCGATCTGGAACAGGCGCGCGTTATGGCGGAAAAGTTGCGCAATCTGGTCGCCGCCACGCCCTTCCCCCACGGCATCTCCGGCACCATCAGCCTCGGCGTGGCCCAGGCCCACTCCGGCGACACCCCGGAGAGCCTCATGCAGCGGGTCGACGCCGCCCTCTACGAAGCCAAGAACGCCGGCCGCAATCGCGTGGTGGTGGCGCGGCAATAG
- the purT gene encoding formate-dependent phosphoribosylglycinamide formyltransferase produces MTRIGTPLTPSATKLLLLGSGELGKEVAIEAQRLGVEVIAVDRYANAPAMQVAHRSHVVSMLDAAALRRIIEAEKPDYIVPEIEAIATPELLALEAEGYTVVPTAKAARLTMDREGIRRLAAEELGLATSPYRFADTKEEFLAACDAVGFPCVVKPAMSSSGKGQSVARDAASAATAWDYAQTAGRAGAGRVIVEGFVAFDYEITLLTVRHVGGTSFCAPIGHRQEKGDYRESWQPHPMTEAALAEAKRMAEAVTGALGGRGIFGVELFVAGDKVLFSEVSPRPHDTGMVTLISQDLSEFALHVRAILGLPIPAIRQYGPAASRVVLGQGDSTAPAYEIAAGALAAPDTALRLFGKPEVHGLRRLGVALALGRDVEEAKAKAIAVADQVKVVC; encoded by the coding sequence ATGACGCGCATCGGCACGCCCCTGACCCCTTCGGCCACCAAACTGTTGTTGCTTGGCTCCGGCGAACTCGGCAAGGAGGTGGCCATCGAGGCCCAGCGTCTGGGCGTCGAGGTCATCGCCGTGGACCGTTACGCCAACGCCCCGGCCATGCAGGTCGCCCACCGCTCCCACGTCGTCAGCATGCTCGACGCGGCCGCCCTGCGCCGCATCATCGAGGCGGAAAAGCCCGATTACATCGTGCCGGAGATCGAGGCCATCGCCACCCCGGAGCTCCTGGCCCTGGAAGCCGAGGGCTACACGGTGGTGCCCACGGCCAAGGCCGCCCGGCTGACCATGGACCGCGAAGGCATCCGTCGGCTGGCCGCCGAGGAGCTGGGCCTTGCCACCTCGCCTTACCGCTTCGCCGACACGAAAGAAGAATTTCTGGCCGCCTGCGACGCCGTGGGTTTTCCCTGCGTGGTCAAGCCGGCCATGTCCTCCTCGGGTAAGGGCCAAAGCGTGGCCCGGGACGCGGCTTCGGCCGCGACGGCCTGGGACTATGCCCAGACGGCCGGACGGGCCGGGGCGGGACGCGTCATCGTGGAAGGTTTCGTCGCCTTCGACTACGAGATCACCCTGCTCACCGTGCGCCATGTCGGGGGCACAAGTTTTTGCGCGCCCATCGGCCACCGCCAGGAAAAGGGCGACTACCGCGAGTCCTGGCAGCCCCATCCCATGACCGAGGCGGCCCTGGCCGAGGCCAAACGCATGGCCGAAGCCGTGACCGGGGCGCTTGGCGGACGCGGCATTTTCGGCGTGGAGCTTTTCGTCGCCGGCGACAAGGTGCTCTTCTCGGAAGTGTCCCCCCGGCCCCACGACACGGGCATGGTCACCCTTATTTCCCAGGACCTGTCCGAGTTCGCCCTGCACGTGCGGGCCATCCTGGGGCTGCCCATCCCGGCCATCCGCCAGTACGGCCCGGCCGCCTCGCGCGTCGTCCTCGGCCAGGGCGACTCCACCGCGCCTGCCTACGAGATCGCCGCGGGGGCCCTGGCCGCGCCGGATACGGCCTTGCGCCTTTTCGGCAAGCCCGAGGTGCACGGCCTGCGCCGTCTGGGCGTGGCGCTGGCTTTGGGACGGGACGTGGAGGAGGCCAAGGCCAAGGCCATCGCCGTGGCCGACCAGGTGAAGGTCGTCTGCTGA
- a CDS encoding IS1595 family transposase → MARNIVQFQKGMSEDAFEAQFGTEEKCWAHLVQWRWPEGFVCPICGRDKYSLLIVGRRRLFQCSHCRTQTSVTAGTIFASTKVPLKKWFRAIYHLTQSKGGISSVELARRLGVTQTTAWKMSHKLMQVMLEREHQQRLTGRVEMDDAYLGGKRRGGKRGRGAPGKIPFIAAVETTKSGQPHKMKLCRVKGFRRNEVQRASQKILRSGTLVVTDRLPCFSEVQAAGCRHEPVQDSGRKAVQDSVFKWVNTMLGNVKSALLGTYRAVRGKHVSRYLASFGYRFNRRYDLATMLTRLAWVSLRTPPMPYRLLKLAEDCA, encoded by the coding sequence ATGGCAAGAAACATTGTGCAATTCCAGAAGGGTATGAGCGAAGATGCGTTTGAGGCGCAATTCGGCACCGAGGAGAAATGCTGGGCACACCTCGTGCAATGGCGTTGGCCCGAAGGATTCGTTTGTCCAATTTGCGGCAGGGATAAGTACTCGCTGCTTATTGTTGGCAGGCGACGGCTCTTTCAGTGCTCACATTGCCGTACGCAGACTTCGGTGACCGCTGGCACAATCTTCGCTTCCACCAAAGTTCCCCTCAAGAAGTGGTTCCGCGCCATTTATCACCTCACTCAAAGCAAGGGCGGCATCTCCAGTGTCGAATTAGCCCGCAGACTTGGTGTCACGCAAACGACGGCCTGGAAAATGTCTCACAAGCTGATGCAGGTCATGCTCGAACGTGAACACCAGCAACGTCTCACCGGCCGCGTAGAGATGGACGATGCTTACCTTGGCGGTAAACGACGTGGTGGGAAACGTGGACGTGGTGCCCCAGGAAAAATTCCGTTTATTGCGGCAGTTGAAACGACAAAAAGTGGACAACCACACAAGATGAAGCTGTGCCGAGTCAAAGGTTTTCGGCGTAATGAGGTGCAGCGGGCATCTCAGAAAATCTTGCGTTCCGGGACATTGGTGGTGACGGACCGGTTGCCATGTTTTTCCGAGGTCCAGGCTGCGGGCTGTCGGCACGAACCCGTTCAAGACAGTGGCCGCAAGGCTGTGCAGGACTCAGTATTTAAGTGGGTCAACACCATGCTTGGCAATGTGAAGTCAGCATTATTGGGAACATATCGTGCCGTGAGAGGCAAACATGTGTCGCGCTATCTGGCCTCGTTCGGATATCGATTCAATCGCCGTTATGACTTGGCGACAATGCTCACGCGGTTGGCCTGGGTCTCCTTGCGGACGCCGCCCATGCCTTACAGACTGCTCAAACTGGCTGAGGATTGTGCGTAA
- a CDS encoding Crp/Fnr family transcriptional regulator, giving the protein MDKKQAVAGIGLFSGLGDKELDALAAVAETRRYARGEDIFFTGEPAAGFFSVVTGKVRIYQMSLAGKEHILHVFGPGEVFAEVAVFSGRVYPANAQALEDGEYLFFPRERFRGLLAEEPDLAMGMLGLLAVRLRQMVNKLEDLSLREVPARLAAHLLLLEAQSKTRRLTLDLPKGQLAAYLGTIPETLSRVLRRFADDGLIALSGSTVELLDMPRLEAQAGGRALAGKL; this is encoded by the coding sequence ATGGACAAGAAACAGGCCGTGGCCGGTATCGGGCTTTTTTCCGGCCTTGGCGACAAGGAGCTGGACGCCCTGGCGGCGGTGGCCGAAACGCGGCGCTATGCCCGGGGCGAGGACATCTTTTTCACCGGCGAGCCGGCGGCCGGTTTTTTCTCCGTGGTCACGGGCAAGGTGCGCATCTACCAGATGTCGCTTGCCGGCAAGGAGCACATCCTGCACGTGTTCGGCCCGGGCGAGGTGTTCGCCGAGGTGGCCGTCTTTTCCGGCCGTGTCTATCCGGCCAACGCCCAGGCCCTGGAGGACGGGGAATACCTCTTTTTCCCCCGGGAACGTTTCCGGGGGCTTTTGGCCGAAGAACCGGACCTGGCCATGGGCATGCTGGGGCTTTTGGCCGTGCGCCTGCGGCAGATGGTCAACAAGCTCGAGGATCTGAGCCTGCGCGAGGTGCCGGCCCGGCTGGCCGCCCACCTGCTGTTGCTCGAGGCCCAGAGCAAAACGCGCCGGCTGACCCTCGATTTGCCCAAGGGCCAGCTGGCTGCCTATCTCGGCACCATCCCCGAAACCCTTTCCCGGGTGCTGCGGCGTTTTGCCGACGACGGCCTGATCGCCCTTTCCGGCAGCACGGTGGAGCTCCTCGACATGCCTCGCCTGGAAGCACAAGCCGGCGGCCGCGCGCTTGCCGGCAAGCTCTAG